Below is a genomic region from Zeugodacus cucurbitae isolate PBARC_wt_2022May chromosome X, idZeuCucr1.2, whole genome shotgun sequence.
GGCACACATTGCGCTCCGCACGGGCACTTTACCAACGTCTGGTGGAAACAGCAATAGCGCAGTTATGCTATCAGGCACCACTAATGATGTGCTGGCCGTGCACAATTTGAATATATTAAGTCAAATACTTAATCATCCATCAGTAGATGCCGATTTGCTGGCAACACTTTACAAAACCGAACGCCTGCGAGGCGCTTTAGACTATGATGAAGAAGTGGGTGCTGTTGAGACAGACGTGCAATGCTTTGACTTACCCACAAAGACGAgtaaaatcaatttcaatatcAACTGTTTGGAAAATAATGCCATCGAGAAGCCagcttatatgaaaatattgcagTCTGAAAATACGCAGCTACAAAATTGGGCACAACAAATGCCTGATTACGTAAATGATTTTACAAATAGTGGTGGCGACTTGAATAAATCCAACAACTTTTCCGATTTAGAACAAACTAATCAACAAACAACGCTGCAGCAGCAACCACAAAACCTGTTAGCAACACCAACACAGTTTACAGCTGGTTTAAACCagccacaacaaaagcaacagccaTTGCTTTTCGGCAATCTTGGTTGTTATatacaaacaataaatatttcgaaCAATTCCACAGCGTTGGATTACAAAGCACAAAGCGCCGCTAGTGCAAGCAGCACAAGTGCAGCTGGCATGACACATATAAAGTATAGTAACTccaatacaaataacaacaatatgctTAGTAGTATGGCGCGCTCTTGTTCGTCGGCTTCATCGACTGCGTCATCGAAAAGTGCCAACAACAGCGGCTGTGGCAGCAGTAGCCGCCCCGAACtggtgaatatttggaaaagtttAGGCGATTCTCTGGATATAGATGAGGGTATAGGTGATTCACCGAGTATTTGGACTTTACCAACACCATTGGCGACGTTGACGGGTTCTCATTGCTCGCCGTCAACTTCAATAAGTCCGACTGATTCATTGCTGGGCGATATTTCAGCGCACACCCACCTAAACAACAACGTTAACATGACTGGCGTCTTAAACGAAACGAATAATGTGCAAGATAATCTAAAAAATGTCATACAACAACCACATTTTAAAAGTGACGACGCAATACATAGTATAATTAGTAATTCGGCACAGCAGCGACGCGATTGTTTGATCTGTAAGAGTAAGGAAATTACGGCAGTGCTGGTGCCATGTGGTCACAATATGTTCTGTATGGAATGCGCCAATCGAATTTGCGAATTAGGTGATGCCGTTTGTCCCGTTTGCAGTTTAAGCGTTTACCATGCTATGCGCATACTAGCATAAGCAATAAGTAAGTATAACTAcatttatgcacacacacataatacATAATAGTATGATACATGACTTATTCaaatttatgataaattattaaagCTGATTCCCTCTACGAATCTCAATGAATATGGTATTGTGAAGTGAGACAGTTATGCATTTACATAGCTATATTTTTACCATGCACagctgcatatatacatatagaaaaaaaataacaaaaacaaaaaattaactgcAATCAAATGTCCCAATTAAACATAAATCCTAAACAGCAAATTAgcatacattttaataataacataGAATTTATAAGCATTTAAAATTCTTCATAATGGAACATACATCGTATGGTATATTTAGGTTTGAAAGTATATATTTGAATGCAAGATTTAAGACTTACATAAATATTAGttaatattagtatttattGTATGGcaaagtaatatatatatatcccttataaaattaatatactcGTATTCATAAAAAACAAGCATTTAAGAAAATAACGTATAATCAATATCAAGTTGTAACTTTTATATGAGAAATTCAGGCGTAAGGATGCAAATAGTTTTGACAAACTTTATTCAAAATAGTATAGATACGTATTACTTAAGGAAATAATTAAGGCATAAACACTTATCGTACATTTTTaagtatatggtatataaaatgcaataatatatatagtcgaatttattattttagttacataaaatacattcatataaaCCATATAACATGTGTAAATACCGGAGTTAGATATACGGTTTTGCAAAAGTACCAAAACCCAACAAGCCACATCAGTTTGTAAGTTAGTGGAACCGATTTCTCGAAAATTTATGAATCGATTTTGTGCAAATTTTACACATATCTTTGCAATAACGTTATCTAACTAGTGAACAAataatcgcccctattcccgttgtcgttatcgttttaaaacgactatttggtattcctgttggcgttaacgacatttatcgaaaaaaaatttagattccccaatttgaaacggctatagaaacgacatagaaacagtcgttttttgtcgttgctataattgtgagcgacatagaaacgacgcggttgtttgaaggaatatttaaagtgaagatgaaaatttcaaatcggaaacagtttgaaattttaatttctgaaatggaaaaatatcctgcatatgccaaggactttagaaaagggataaatcctttaaatttcgattttttgggagggatatttttttctaaaaaaaaaaaataaatccattccacagccatctcgcgtcggaaattgttggcattaataaaattgcatttttatatctaagaatatatttaagatatgaaagatcttaaaattcaaaacgaagaaaaaaatagtactccaacaagagggaggagttaataaacagatacatatgtctcctttggctggaccatTAGTTAGAGTAGttggattagccagaagcaaggagcatgagacgctggaagtataacatattttagaagaaagtttgaaggacgcagatgtcatcactacttcttttaaaaaatcaaataaagatggaagactaacattgttgtacgtaagtacaataattacagtgataacgttgtttagagtcaacatagaatagcataaaatccattaaggactgctttaaaaatgtgtctcgttacataaggagaaatttttatatgggaaaagagctccttaaagtatactatattaaatatgtagacaaatttcgataacttttcttaggcgttacgatatacttcaagaataccaatttaggaacgaaacgacgataagaacgacaacgactattaaaacgacaacgacaacgggaatagggccgaatgttttgttttatatttttaattcatggcaagcgctttttttttttagacCTAAAGGGGGACCTGCtaccaatttttaaataaaaatatcaccaAATACTATTGAAATACTTTATGCTGGATtcttaaatagaaatatttaattgtaaaaaaattaaaaaaaatgcgcTTGTTTTCAGACGCTGAAACCCAGCTAACCCcttaacccttctgctatgttaggaaaaaattatacatatagtGTTTATacttataaaaactccactaaaaacactattttattgaaagagttcatatttttttatttgaatcaagttaagtgtatgttaattttagaaattagttgagatatgtatgttttaaccgCAATTTTCATAAACTAAGCTGCTGTttccttgcaaacaaatttttggcacgtactacaaacagctaaatatttgttcgaattttttgtatgatgacaGAAGAAATATCGCTGTCGTTTATTGGGGGATTCATTTCTGGCAGAGCATAGAGCTGTGCAAAATATACTCGATTTCCGATAACTAGCTTTCTTTGTCGGCGTTTTTGATCGagtgatgtaataataaacggcaaaatgtttcaaaatactaggtgggtcaaattgacccaacaacgtaataagtgtaatgaaattacatttggcatcctccagcaacataaacaacagatattattttaattttcatatttatctattccttttactgcagttaacaaatagaagaatgATCAATACAATACGACTAGACTAACACGCGAATTTCAAcgagttttactgaaaattgtgtcaaattgacccaaacatagcagaagggttaagGGAGGCATCCCATGTGACAGCCTGTCTtttaggtattttttttttaacttatttttgtaCGTCTACAGCGTTCTGAATACGCCCCTCTCGAAAAAAGTGCTCACACTTCCGCCACCATTCCGGTTGATCGGATTATCGGAAGCAAAAAAACTTAGCTTCGTTTTGAGCTGgaagcttaaatgcatggaatGGACTATCGCGAAATGAATATACCGAAAATTGGACTTTGGTAGACATTCGACAAAAATTacgaattttcgtttttatactctcgcaacaaagttgcgtCAGggtcagggtgaagagtggagttgaaatccgaatgtctgtccgtccgtccgtctgtgaaagctgtaacttgagtaaaaattaagatatcttgatgaaacttggcacacttatttcttggcaccataggaaggttgtgaaaatgagcaaaatcggaccactgccacacacacaaaatggcgaaaaccgaaaacacataaagtgccataactaagccataaataaagctatggaagattatgaaggggcatatttggatgtaatttttttggggaggtggggctggccccgcccctaaataggttttttgtacatatctcggaaaccaatagagctatataaaccatactttctgcagtcgtttttttagccacttcttaatacagtccaaaaatgataggataataaccacgcccatctcccatacaaaggttaggttgaaaattacttaaagtgggttaactcactaacgaaaaacgtcagaaacactaaacttcacataagaaatgacagatggaagctgcactcagatttttttacaaaatggaaaatggcgtcgcgtcgcccacttatgggtcaaaaaccatatctcaggaactactcgaccaatttcaattaaacttggtttgtaagagtttgcttacatcccaatgatatattgcgaaaataggcaaatcgcttcacaaccacgcctacttcatatataccagaactttgaagacgatctgaatcgtttacattacaatatataaaataagcactagtgaagatatcggtgcagaactttgcacaaatactatgtttatagtgtggcagccccattctaaaaatcgccgaaatcgtacCATAGGTTtctaaggccccatatatcgaacacgaggacctcggtgcttctaacctaatattatggtttccaactttcaatggactttatacaatatatatgacgaatatgtgggtcaaattgtgtattatataatataaatacagttaaatgaataaattgcgagagtataaaatgttcggttacacccgtacttagcccttccttgttttttattttttttttaattttttttgtataataatccATGTCATGAGTTTACAAGTGCTGAGTGTACGCTATAAATTTCAAGACAAGCaatttttgagattttgaaaAACGCAGTTTTGAGAAATACACGTTCAAAGTTTCCGACGGCCAACTCAGCGCTTCGAACAGCTCTTTTTTAACTGCTTCTAAACGacttcgaaatttaaaaaaatcacttcACTATCGTAATCTAGACATTAACACACATATACCTTATCCATAGCAATGCGTGGCCCGGccactagtatatatataaaaattccatGGTACGTTGTTTGTCAGTATTGGCGCCTAAGCTACTGaactgattttaattaaattttgcacacgcctgcagtttggtccaacttaaaagatatgatggtttatatttcaaattttagtcgtaatgtccatccgtctgtgcaTTCGGTCATTCGGTCAaacgataatttgaattgaaatcttgatatcttaataaaactgcgtacacgttacaattagcaatatgagattgtattgtagataggCAAAACCGAAAATCGAACTTCTGCAACAACTAAAAAATagtagttaaacaaaaag
It encodes:
- the LOC105218336 gene encoding uncharacterized protein LOC105218336: MEATASNLALLSPTVNVCPSNMLSIEATSASSTATMMSAPISTNINLLSAPSRGSSHLVFNSLVSVDRSQQQNHHKFHVGDQRALQLALEITAVGVNDTATIQPNLHSMNIRKKNNNLSSQQQIGNQQVIADLQQKQPNQKVDISANKSIQPTVSAASNGFSENNINGLISNNGSRNSSISFNNFSMPTPLLPTTIEDRSKKSQNMTECVPVPSSEHVAEIVGRQGCKIKALRAKTNTYIKTPVRGEEPVFVVTGRKEDVAKAKREILSAAEHFSLIRATRKPLLNSSLDETVNNSMDGNNCGTNGFRKAPPGPPSIPGQVTIQVRVPYRVVGLVVGPKGTTIKHIQHQTQTYIVTPSRDKEPIFEVTGLPDNVQSARKQIEAHIALRTGTLPTSGGNSNSAVMLSGTTNDVLAVHNLNILSQILNHPSVDADLLATLYKTERLRGALDYDEEVGAVETDVQCFDLPTKTSKINFNINCLENNAIEKPAYMKILQSENTQLQNWAQQMPDYVNDFTNSGGDLNKSNNFSDLEQTNQQTTLQQQPQNLLATPTQFTAGLNQPQQKQQPLLFGNLGCYIQTINISNNSTALDYKAQSAASASSTSAAGMTHIKYSNSNTNNNNMLSSMARSCSSASSTASSKSANNSGCGSSSRPELVNIWKSLGDSLDIDEGIGDSPSIWTLPTPLATLTGSHCSPSTSISPTDSLLGDISAHTHLNNNVNMTGVLNETNNVQDNLKNVIQQPHFKSDDAIHSIISNSAQQRRDCLICKSKEITAVLVPCGHNMFCMECANRICELGDAVCPVCSLSVYHAMRILA